One window of the Pelobates fuscus isolate aPelFus1 chromosome 12, aPelFus1.pri, whole genome shotgun sequence genome contains the following:
- the TSHZ3 gene encoding teashirt homolog 3 isoform X1, which produces MPRRKQQAPRRAAAYVSDELKAAVLDDDGETDDTAADGEPSAKYVCPEKEFTKNSPIYQHSPVGEFSSHEMDSDSHVSETSDRMADFESSSIKNEEETKESLVPLEDSSVSDSLEQMKAVYNNFLSNSYWSNLSLNIHQATSEKNNASSSSSSSSSSSCGSGSFDWHQTAMAKTLQQVSQSRVLPEPSLFSTVQLYRQSSKLYGSIFTGASKFRCKDCSAAYDTLVELTVHMNETGHYRDDNHETDNNNPKRWSKPRKRSLLEMEGKEDAQKVLKCMYCGHSFESLQDLSVHMIKTKHYQKVPLKEPVTPVAAKMVPASRKKLSLELDLPSSPDSTGGTPKATLLDGTDTLQKNSNPYITPNNRYGHQNGASYAWHFEARKSQILKCMECGSSHDTLQELTAHMMVTGHFIKVTNSALKKGKPVLEAPSTPTSVLDEKVQSVPLAATTFSPPANNSSCLSPKLCVEIKKEIDKEKGILEDKIKDKEKSNEDEEKFDVSSKYHYLTENDLEESPKGGLDILKSLENTVTSAINKAQNGTPSWGGYTSIHAAYQLPNMMKLSLGSSGKGTPLKPMYGSSEVLSPTKNQPLVSPPSSQNSPVPKTNFHAMEELVKKVTEKVAKVEEKMKEPEGKFSPIKRATPSPSSSEISEPPKLDTSSDIVLKSQQNSPISQKDNCKENPGLEPVENGKEHVNSIIGSLGSSTAIITDHPPEQPFVNPLSALQSVMNIHLGKAAKPSLPALDPMSMLFKMSNSLAEKAAVATPPIQSKKTDHLTDRYFYHVNNDQPIDLTKGKSDKNCSLASALLSSTSTSSASSSSTVTTAKTSAVVSFMSNSPLRENALSDISDMLKNLTESHTSKSSTPTSISEKSDIDGTTIEEPEENTPAQKRKGRQSNWNPQHLLILQAQFAASLRQTSEGKYVMSDLSPQERMHISRFTGLSMTTISHWLANVKYQLRRTGGTKFLKNLDTGHPVFFCNDCASQIRTPSTYISHLESHLGFRIRDLSKLSNEQIHNQIAQTKSPSEKLVVSSPEEESGTSYQCKLCNRTFASKHAVKLHLSKTHGKSPEDHLMYVSELEKQ; this is translated from the coding sequence CGTATGTGTCTGACGAATTGAAGGCTGCCGTActtgatgatgatggggagacaGACGACACAGCGGCGGATGGCGAACCTTCTGCAAAGTATGTCTGTCCTGAAAAGGAATTCACAAAGAACTCTCCCATTTACCAACACTCTCCTGTCGGAGAATTTTCCAGCCATGAAATGGACAGTGATTCTCACGTCAGTGAGACCAGTGACAGAATGGCTGATTTTGAAAGTAGCTCCATAAAAAATGAGGAGGAAACGAAGGAGTCTCTGGTTCCTCTTGAAGACTCCAGTGTGTCTGATAGCTTAGAACAAATGAAAGCTGTATATAACAATTTTCTTTCCAACTCTTACTGGTCAAACCTCAGCTTAAATATTCACCAGGCTACTTCGGAAAAGAACAACGCAAGCAGTAGCAGTagcagtagtagcagcagcagctgTGGAAGTGGGAGCTTTGACTGGCACCAGACGGCTATGGCAAAAACATTACAGCAGGTTTCCCAAAGCCGGGTTCTGCCTGAGCCCAGTCTTTTCAGCACTGTCCAGTTGTACAGACAGAGCAGCAAGTTGTATGGATCAATTTTCACTGGGGCCAGTAAATTTCGTTGTAAAGACTGTAGTGCTGCTTATGATACATTAGTTGAGCTGACTGTTCACATGAATGAAACAGGACATTACAGAGATGACAACCATGAAACAGATAACAATAATCCCAAACGTTGGTCCAAACCACGAAAACGCTCTTTACTTGAAATGGAAGGTAAGGAAGATGCACAGAAAGTTTTGAAGTGCATGTACTGTGGTCACTCTTTTGAATCCCTTCAGGACTTAAGCGTACATatgattaaaacaaaacactaccaAAAAGTGCCTCTCAAAGAACCTGTCACACCTGTTGCAGCAAAAATGGTCCCAGCTTCAAGAAAAAAACTGTCTTTGGAGCTTGATCTCCCAAGTTCTCCTGATTCTACAGGGGGAACACCAAAAGCTACACTTTTAGATGGAACAGACACATTGCAAAAGAATTCAAACCCATACATCACACCAAATAACCGCTATGGGCACCAGAACGGTGCCAGCTATGCTTGGCATTTTGAAGCAAGAAAGTCCCAGATCTTGAAGTGCATGGAATGCGGCAGCTCACATGACACTCTGCAGGAGCTCACCGCTCACATGATGGTCACAGGCCACTTCATAAAAGTAACAAATTCTGCACTGAAAAAAGGGAAGCCAGTCTTAGAAGCACCATCGACCCCTACATCGGTGCTGGATGAAAAGGTACAGTCTGTGCCGCTTGCTGCCACCACATTTAGTCCTCCTGCCAACAACAGTTCGTGTCTCTCCCCTAAACTATGTgttgaaattaaaaaagaaattgaTAAAGAAAAGGGGATCCTGGAAGATAAAATCAAAGACAAGGAGAAATCAAACGAAGATGAAGAAAAGTTTGATGTTTCTTCTAAGTACCATTACTTAACTGAAAATGATTTAGAAGAAAGTCCTAAAGGAGGACTAGATATCTTAAAATCTTTGGAAAACACAGTAACATCTGCTATAAATAAAGCGCAGAATGGCACGCCAAGCTGGGGGGGATACACAAGCATCCATGCTGCCTACCAGCTTCCGAATATGATGAAGTTATCCTTAGGTTCCTCAGGGAAAGGTACACCATTAAAACCAATGTATGGAAGCAGTGAGGTTTTATCACCGACCAAAAATCAGCCCCTGGTTTCACCTCCTAGCAGTCAGAATTCTCCTGTGCCAAAAACAAACTTCCATGCAATGGAAGAGCTTGTCAAAAAAGTTACAGAGAAGGTAGCCAAGGTGGAGGAAAAAATGAAGGAACCAGAGGGAAAATTTTCACCCATTAAAAGAGCAACTCCATCTCCCAGCAGCAGTGAGATCAGTGAGCCCCCAAAATTGGACACTTCCAGTGACATTGTGTTAAAAAGCCAGCAGAACAGCCCTATTTCACAAAAGGACAATTGTAAAGAAAATCCAGGTTTAGAACCTGTGGAAAACGGTAAAGAACATGTGAACTCCATAATAGGCAGTTTAGGGAGTAGTACTGCTATAATAACAGATCATCCACCTGAACAGCCGTTTGTTAATCCACTAAGTGCATTGCAGTCTGTTATGAATATCCACCTTGGAAAGGCAGCTAAGCCATCCCTACCAGCACTGGATCCCATGAGCATGTTGTTTAAAATGAGTAACAGCTTGGCAGAAAAGGCAGCTGTGGCCACTCCACCAATTCAATCCAAAAAAACAGACCACTTAACAGACCGTTATTTTTATCATGTCAACAATGACCAGCCCATAGATTTGACGAAAGGGAAGAGTGACAAAAACTGCTCTTTGGCTTCAGCGCTTTTGTCATCTACATCGACATCTTCTGCATCTTCTTCATCTACAGTGACAACGGCAAAGACATCTGCAGTCGTGTCATTCATGTCAAACTCACCGCTGCGAGAGAACGCCTTGTCAGATATATCTGATATGCTGAAGAACCTGACAGAAAGCCACACGTCAAAATCTTCTACACCTACCAGTATATCTGAAAAGTCTGACATTGATGGTACCACAATAGAGGAGCCAGAGGAAAATACACCAGCTCAGAAAAGAAAGGGTCGTCAGTCCAACTGGAACCCTCAACATCTGCTCATTCTTCAGGCCCAGTTTGCTGCCAGCTTGCGACAGACTTCAGAAGGTAAATATGTTATGTCAGACTTGAGCCCTCAAGAGAGAATGCACATTTCAAGATTTACAGGACTTTCCATGACCACAATCAGCCACTGGTTAGCCAATGTGAAATACCAGCTCCGAAGGACCGGTGGAACCAAGTTCCTTAAGAATTTAGACACTGGTCACCCAGTGTTCTTTTGTAATGACTGTGCCTCACAAATCAGGACTCCCTCTACATATATCAGTCATCTTGAATCGCATCTAGGTTTTAGGATAAGGGATTTGTCTAAATTGTCCAACGAACAGATACACAATCAAATAGCACAAACAAAATCCCCCTCTGAAAAACTAGTGGTATCATCTCCAGAAGAAGAGAGTGGAACTTCTTACCAATGTAAACTTTGCAACCGGACATTTGCTAGCAAGCATGCTGTGAAACTTCATTTAAGTAAAACACATGGGAAGTCTCCGGAGGATCACCTCATGTATGTCTCTGAGTTAGAGAAGCAGTAG
- the TSHZ3 gene encoding teashirt homolog 3 isoform X2, with the protein MLSTVLPYVSDELKAAVLDDDGETDDTAADGEPSAKYVCPEKEFTKNSPIYQHSPVGEFSSHEMDSDSHVSETSDRMADFESSSIKNEEETKESLVPLEDSSVSDSLEQMKAVYNNFLSNSYWSNLSLNIHQATSEKNNASSSSSSSSSSSCGSGSFDWHQTAMAKTLQQVSQSRVLPEPSLFSTVQLYRQSSKLYGSIFTGASKFRCKDCSAAYDTLVELTVHMNETGHYRDDNHETDNNNPKRWSKPRKRSLLEMEGKEDAQKVLKCMYCGHSFESLQDLSVHMIKTKHYQKVPLKEPVTPVAAKMVPASRKKLSLELDLPSSPDSTGGTPKATLLDGTDTLQKNSNPYITPNNRYGHQNGASYAWHFEARKSQILKCMECGSSHDTLQELTAHMMVTGHFIKVTNSALKKGKPVLEAPSTPTSVLDEKVQSVPLAATTFSPPANNSSCLSPKLCVEIKKEIDKEKGILEDKIKDKEKSNEDEEKFDVSSKYHYLTENDLEESPKGGLDILKSLENTVTSAINKAQNGTPSWGGYTSIHAAYQLPNMMKLSLGSSGKGTPLKPMYGSSEVLSPTKNQPLVSPPSSQNSPVPKTNFHAMEELVKKVTEKVAKVEEKMKEPEGKFSPIKRATPSPSSSEISEPPKLDTSSDIVLKSQQNSPISQKDNCKENPGLEPVENGKEHVNSIIGSLGSSTAIITDHPPEQPFVNPLSALQSVMNIHLGKAAKPSLPALDPMSMLFKMSNSLAEKAAVATPPIQSKKTDHLTDRYFYHVNNDQPIDLTKGKSDKNCSLASALLSSTSTSSASSSSTVTTAKTSAVVSFMSNSPLRENALSDISDMLKNLTESHTSKSSTPTSISEKSDIDGTTIEEPEENTPAQKRKGRQSNWNPQHLLILQAQFAASLRQTSEGKYVMSDLSPQERMHISRFTGLSMTTISHWLANVKYQLRRTGGTKFLKNLDTGHPVFFCNDCASQIRTPSTYISHLESHLGFRIRDLSKLSNEQIHNQIAQTKSPSEKLVVSSPEEESGTSYQCKLCNRTFASKHAVKLHLSKTHGKSPEDHLMYVSELEKQ; encoded by the coding sequence CGTATGTGTCTGACGAATTGAAGGCTGCCGTActtgatgatgatggggagacaGACGACACAGCGGCGGATGGCGAACCTTCTGCAAAGTATGTCTGTCCTGAAAAGGAATTCACAAAGAACTCTCCCATTTACCAACACTCTCCTGTCGGAGAATTTTCCAGCCATGAAATGGACAGTGATTCTCACGTCAGTGAGACCAGTGACAGAATGGCTGATTTTGAAAGTAGCTCCATAAAAAATGAGGAGGAAACGAAGGAGTCTCTGGTTCCTCTTGAAGACTCCAGTGTGTCTGATAGCTTAGAACAAATGAAAGCTGTATATAACAATTTTCTTTCCAACTCTTACTGGTCAAACCTCAGCTTAAATATTCACCAGGCTACTTCGGAAAAGAACAACGCAAGCAGTAGCAGTagcagtagtagcagcagcagctgTGGAAGTGGGAGCTTTGACTGGCACCAGACGGCTATGGCAAAAACATTACAGCAGGTTTCCCAAAGCCGGGTTCTGCCTGAGCCCAGTCTTTTCAGCACTGTCCAGTTGTACAGACAGAGCAGCAAGTTGTATGGATCAATTTTCACTGGGGCCAGTAAATTTCGTTGTAAAGACTGTAGTGCTGCTTATGATACATTAGTTGAGCTGACTGTTCACATGAATGAAACAGGACATTACAGAGATGACAACCATGAAACAGATAACAATAATCCCAAACGTTGGTCCAAACCACGAAAACGCTCTTTACTTGAAATGGAAGGTAAGGAAGATGCACAGAAAGTTTTGAAGTGCATGTACTGTGGTCACTCTTTTGAATCCCTTCAGGACTTAAGCGTACATatgattaaaacaaaacactaccaAAAAGTGCCTCTCAAAGAACCTGTCACACCTGTTGCAGCAAAAATGGTCCCAGCTTCAAGAAAAAAACTGTCTTTGGAGCTTGATCTCCCAAGTTCTCCTGATTCTACAGGGGGAACACCAAAAGCTACACTTTTAGATGGAACAGACACATTGCAAAAGAATTCAAACCCATACATCACACCAAATAACCGCTATGGGCACCAGAACGGTGCCAGCTATGCTTGGCATTTTGAAGCAAGAAAGTCCCAGATCTTGAAGTGCATGGAATGCGGCAGCTCACATGACACTCTGCAGGAGCTCACCGCTCACATGATGGTCACAGGCCACTTCATAAAAGTAACAAATTCTGCACTGAAAAAAGGGAAGCCAGTCTTAGAAGCACCATCGACCCCTACATCGGTGCTGGATGAAAAGGTACAGTCTGTGCCGCTTGCTGCCACCACATTTAGTCCTCCTGCCAACAACAGTTCGTGTCTCTCCCCTAAACTATGTgttgaaattaaaaaagaaattgaTAAAGAAAAGGGGATCCTGGAAGATAAAATCAAAGACAAGGAGAAATCAAACGAAGATGAAGAAAAGTTTGATGTTTCTTCTAAGTACCATTACTTAACTGAAAATGATTTAGAAGAAAGTCCTAAAGGAGGACTAGATATCTTAAAATCTTTGGAAAACACAGTAACATCTGCTATAAATAAAGCGCAGAATGGCACGCCAAGCTGGGGGGGATACACAAGCATCCATGCTGCCTACCAGCTTCCGAATATGATGAAGTTATCCTTAGGTTCCTCAGGGAAAGGTACACCATTAAAACCAATGTATGGAAGCAGTGAGGTTTTATCACCGACCAAAAATCAGCCCCTGGTTTCACCTCCTAGCAGTCAGAATTCTCCTGTGCCAAAAACAAACTTCCATGCAATGGAAGAGCTTGTCAAAAAAGTTACAGAGAAGGTAGCCAAGGTGGAGGAAAAAATGAAGGAACCAGAGGGAAAATTTTCACCCATTAAAAGAGCAACTCCATCTCCCAGCAGCAGTGAGATCAGTGAGCCCCCAAAATTGGACACTTCCAGTGACATTGTGTTAAAAAGCCAGCAGAACAGCCCTATTTCACAAAAGGACAATTGTAAAGAAAATCCAGGTTTAGAACCTGTGGAAAACGGTAAAGAACATGTGAACTCCATAATAGGCAGTTTAGGGAGTAGTACTGCTATAATAACAGATCATCCACCTGAACAGCCGTTTGTTAATCCACTAAGTGCATTGCAGTCTGTTATGAATATCCACCTTGGAAAGGCAGCTAAGCCATCCCTACCAGCACTGGATCCCATGAGCATGTTGTTTAAAATGAGTAACAGCTTGGCAGAAAAGGCAGCTGTGGCCACTCCACCAATTCAATCCAAAAAAACAGACCACTTAACAGACCGTTATTTTTATCATGTCAACAATGACCAGCCCATAGATTTGACGAAAGGGAAGAGTGACAAAAACTGCTCTTTGGCTTCAGCGCTTTTGTCATCTACATCGACATCTTCTGCATCTTCTTCATCTACAGTGACAACGGCAAAGACATCTGCAGTCGTGTCATTCATGTCAAACTCACCGCTGCGAGAGAACGCCTTGTCAGATATATCTGATATGCTGAAGAACCTGACAGAAAGCCACACGTCAAAATCTTCTACACCTACCAGTATATCTGAAAAGTCTGACATTGATGGTACCACAATAGAGGAGCCAGAGGAAAATACACCAGCTCAGAAAAGAAAGGGTCGTCAGTCCAACTGGAACCCTCAACATCTGCTCATTCTTCAGGCCCAGTTTGCTGCCAGCTTGCGACAGACTTCAGAAGGTAAATATGTTATGTCAGACTTGAGCCCTCAAGAGAGAATGCACATTTCAAGATTTACAGGACTTTCCATGACCACAATCAGCCACTGGTTAGCCAATGTGAAATACCAGCTCCGAAGGACCGGTGGAACCAAGTTCCTTAAGAATTTAGACACTGGTCACCCAGTGTTCTTTTGTAATGACTGTGCCTCACAAATCAGGACTCCCTCTACATATATCAGTCATCTTGAATCGCATCTAGGTTTTAGGATAAGGGATTTGTCTAAATTGTCCAACGAACAGATACACAATCAAATAGCACAAACAAAATCCCCCTCTGAAAAACTAGTGGTATCATCTCCAGAAGAAGAGAGTGGAACTTCTTACCAATGTAAACTTTGCAACCGGACATTTGCTAGCAAGCATGCTGTGAAACTTCATTTAAGTAAAACACATGGGAAGTCTCCGGAGGATCACCTCATGTATGTCTCTGAGTTAGAGAAGCAGTAG